Below is a window of Vicinamibacterales bacterium DNA.
ACGGCGCGGAATCCGCCGCGGAGGCGCGGCCCAACAGGTTCTGGAACACGAAGCGGGCACGGCCGTCCGGGTTCTGCATGGGATCGATCAGCACCAGCGCGTCGCGCAGCACGGCGTCCACGCCGGCGTCCCCTTGCGAGGCGAGCAGGTGATAGGCCTCGGCGAGGGCGGCGTCGGCCGACGAGATCTCGTTGCCGTGCACGCCGTGCACCAGCCACACCACCACCGGCAGCTCGCGGGCGAGGCGATCAGATTCCGCCGGCGCCACGGTGCGGGGATCCGCGAAGCGCCGCAGATCCGCCTTCACCTGATCGAGCCTGGCGATGCGATCGGCGTTGCCGATCACGAACAGCCACAGCGGCCGGCCCTCCCACGTGCGCGCGTACTCGACCAGGCGCGTCCGCGTGGGCGCCGCCTTCTGCAGGGCCTGGAGATACTGCGCCACCCCCTCGGGCGGGGTGATGACCTCGCCGTGGTCATGGCCCAGCACCTGCTTGATGGTCGGGATGGCGGTGTCGTACTTCGCGCCGGGCCAGAGCGCCGGCTCCTGGGCCCACAAAGGGGAGGCCACCGAGGCACAGAGACACAGAGCCAATGCCTTCAAATACAAAATGCCGGTCCTCATTTGTCGAAGTACTCCAGGAGCTGTTGCGCCAGGCGGCCAATGCGGTCTTCGGCCTCGCCGTAGTTGCCGGGGATCACGTCGCCGCGCCCGCGAGCATGACCGCCAGACTGAAGGCTTTCCGCACGCCGGATAGCTTATGACATTTGGGCTTGGGGCTCGGGACTCGGGCGCCTGGAGTGCCAGGCGCCTGAATATGGGAGACTGGGCGATATGTCAGCCGGCAAACAGCACCTCTACCCCATTCGCATGACCTGGACCGGCAACACCGGCACCGGCACCGCGAACTACCGCACCTACGACCGCGCGCACGAGTATTCGGTGCCGGGCAAGCCGGTCATTCCCGGGTCGTCCGACCCCGCCTTTCGCGGCGACGGCACGCGCTACAACCCGGAAGAGCTGCTGGTCATGGCGATGTCGTCGTGCCACATGCTGTGGTACCTGCACCTGTGCGCCGAGGCGAAGGTCATCGTCACGGCCTACGATGACGAAGCGGTGGGGACGCTGCTTGAAGTGGCAGCGACCGGAGGCCACTTCACCGAGATCGTGCTGCGGCCAACGGTGACACTGCAGGCCGGCAGCGACGCCGCGCTCGCGGAGACGCTGCACCAACGTGCGCATCACCTGTGCTTCGTCGCCAACTCGGTCAACTTTCCGGTTCGCTGTGAGCCGCGGACTCTATTCGCGTAGATTCAGATCCAGGCCCTACTCGGCGATGTAGCGCCAGGGGTCCTTCACGCTGGCGCGCCGCTAGATCGTGAAGAACGGGCGGGCCGGCTGCGGCTTGACGAGCGTCAAGTGCTGGGATCAGGACGAACAACAGGAACAGCGTCAGTTTCTTCACGTCAGAAGAATTTGCCGCTCCTGTCGGTTGGTATCTGACCGCTAGACGCCGTATTTCTCCGGGTCCCAGACGAGTCCGAGCTCCGTGGGCGGCGCCATGTAACCGGCCAGTGCCGAAGCGGCCACCACCGACGGCGATGCGAGATAGCCCTCGCCGCCAAGGCCCATGCGGTTCTGCCAGTTGCGGTTGAACGAGGTGATCGCGCGCTGTCCCTTGACCAGCGCGTCGCTGCCCTGCCCGAAGCATGGCCCGCACCACGAGGCGCGGATCTGTCCACCCGCGTTGCGGAACACATCCGCAATCGACTCACCACCCAGCCGTGGATCGGGGCGCTCGATCAGCAGCTTGACGCCGCCCGATCCCGGGAACACCACGAGCTCTTTCTGCACCTTGGTGAGGCCCTGCGCGCGCGCCGCCACCAGCACCAGCGCCGCCGAGAGCAGGTCGTCGTAGCTGCCGTTGGTGCACGACCCGATCATCGCCTTGTCGAACTCGATGCGCTCGCGCGCCACGTCTTCGGCCGGGAACGCGTTGCCGGGGCTGAACGGCTTGGCGATCATCGGCGCGATGTCGTTCAATACCAGCTCTTCATCGATGTCGAACACCGCATCAGGGCCGCAGCCGAAGTGCGGATACGGCAACTCCGTCATGCCCTTGGCCTTGTACCAGGCGTAGGTGATGTCGTCGGGCGCGAAAATCCCGTTCAGCGCCTCGGCCTCCGCCATCATGTTGGCAATGGTGTTGCGGAAGGCGATGGGCAGTTGCTGGCCGGCGTCCACCAGCTCCACCGACATGCCCTGCGACTGCCTGGCGCCCCAGCGCCGCAGCAACTCCAGCACGATGTCCTTGCCGGTGACCCACGAGCTCAGCTTGCCGCGGAAGGTCACGCGCCGCTGCCCCGCCATGGTGAAGTAGATGTAGCCGGTCGACCACCCGAACCCGAGTGTCGTCGAGCCCACGCCCATGCCGACCGCGCCGTAGGCGCCGTAGGCGCGGCTGTGCGAGTCGGCGCCGGGAATGAACTGGCCGGGCAGCACGAGGCCCTGCTCCGGAAAGTAGAAGTGGAAGATGCCGTCGCCCGGCGTCGCGTAGTACGGCTTCTTGATGTCGTGGAACGCGGCGAACTGCCGCCCGATGCCGGTCTGCTTGTCGTCGTCTGCCTTGCCGGTGAAGACGAAGTGATCGTTGGCCACCGCGGCCTGGCGCGGAAGAATCGAATTGCCGCCGGTGATCTGGTTGAAGGTGTGGATCGAGAAGGGCGCCGTGCCATCCGAGGCCGGCAGCAGATCCGCATACACGCGAAGCGTGGCGCCCGGTGCGACCTCGGCGTCCTTGTCCACGCGGTGCGCCCACACGATTTGCGCCGTCGTCGACATGCCGCGCGCCTGCTCTGCATCCGGGAAGATCACTTCCGGCTTGCGCTCGACCGACGAGCGGAACTCGCGGCGGCCGACGGCGAAGATGCCGCCGCTCTGGCGGATCTCGTCTTCCTTGGCGCTGAGCGGCACCGGCGTGTAGGTCTTGGCCTGGGTGACATTGACGACCTGGCGCGAACCGGTCTCGTAGGTAAACTCGTCGCCGTCGTTCGCGTCGGCCACCGCCTCAGGACTCTGGACGACGTGCAGGCCGAGGTTGAAGGAGTTGCGGCGGAAGATGTCGCCCATGTTGTGGCCGCAGATGATCACCATCTCGAGGCCCACTTCGTCGGCAATCGCCTTGAGGCCGGCCGGCGACATCTCGCGGGAGCTGCCGATGGCGAAGCGATCGCCCGCCACGACGAACGTCTCGCCCTGATGGACGCGGGCGCGGAAGTCGGGCATCAGGTAGCGGAACGAGCCCGCCTTCCACCGCTCGTCCAGCGTCTCCAGGCTCTCTGACACGCAGTCGGCGGCCGGGGTGATCTGGTCGGTGTCGATGGCGTCGAGTTTCTTGCCGGGGTGCTTCGGGTCCCAGATCACCAGGGCCTTGCCGCGGATGGTCCGGCTGGCATCGCCGCCCGCCAGGTCGGCGGGGCGCGGAGCAGGCAAGGTGTCGAGGGTAACGCCGGGCTTGAGGATGGCGGGTTTCGCGATCTGCATAACCTATCGATTGTAACGTGACGAAGTGGTGTCCGGCCTCTTGACCCGCCGTAGCGTTCGCGAAGGCGGTTAGCCGGACTAGAATGGCGGCCATGCGTTACACCACATTCGCCCTGAGCTTCGCTCTAGCAGCGCTGTCGATCGCGACGCCGACGGCGCAGGAGAAAGTCGACCGCGACATCCAGTGGAAGATCCGCCGTGAAGCCACGGACAACTCCCAGATTCTGCGCACGCTCCACTTCCTCACCGACGTCTACGGCCCGCGCCTGACCGGGTCGCCGAACCTGAAGGCCGCACAGGACTGGGTCGTCAAGGAGACCACGACCTGGGGCCTCAAGAATGCGCACCTCGAACCCTGGGATTTCGGTCATCCCGGCTGGTCAAACGAACGCCTGTCGGTCCACGTGACGGCGCCCGTCAAGGACTCGCTCATCGCCGAGGCGCTGGCGTGGACGCCGGGCACGAATGGGACGGTGACCGCGCCGGCGGTGCAGATCATCGTGCCCGCGCAGCCCACCAAGGAGGTGTTGGCGAAGTTCTTCGCCGATCACCGCGACCGCGTGAAGGGCAAGGTGGTGATGGTGGGAGCGCCCGCCGTTGTGCGGGTGACCATCCTTCCGCCGCAGAAGCGGCGCGAAGACAACGAGGTGCGCGCCCAATACGACCCGGCCAACCCCGCCCCCGGTGGCGGATTTCCCGGTGGCCCGCCGGCGCGGCCGGACCCGAACGTCGTGCCCGCCAACCAGGTGGCCGAGCAGCTCGATCAGTTCCTGGTGTCGGCCGGCGCGGCCGCCCGCGTCAACGACGCCGGCCGGGAGCACGGACAGATCCGCGCGTTCAACAACCGCACCTTTGACATCGCCAAGGCGGTGCCGACGGTGGTGATGCGCAACGAAGACTACGGCCGCCTCTCGCGCCTGCTGGCCGATGGCCTCGTCGTCGAGCTCGAGCTGACCATCGTCAACCACACGTCACCGGAGGGCGCCACCGCCTACAACGTGGTGGCCGAGATCCCCGGCACCGACAAGGCGCAGGAGGTGGTGATGCTGGGCGGCCACGTTGACTCGTGGCACTCCGCCACCGGCGCCACCGACAACGCCATTGGTTGCGCCACCATGATGGAGGCCATCCGCATCCTGCAGGCGATCGGCGTCAAGCCGCGACGAACGATTCGGCTCGCGCTGTGGAGCGGCGAGGAACAGGGCCTGCTCGGCTCGCAGGCATATGTGAAGCAGCACTTCGGCATGATCGAAGACGCCAAGCCGGAGCACGCCAACTTCGCCGGCTACTTCAACATCGACTCCGGCACCGGCCGCGCCCGCGGCATGTCGGTGTTCGGGCCGGCCGACGCCGCCGCCATCCTCCGCGACGCCACCAGGCCGTTCGAAGACAACGGCTTCTTCGGCGTCAGCGCCACCCAGAGCCGCCGCCG
It encodes the following:
- a CDS encoding OsmC family protein — protein: MSAGKQHLYPIRMTWTGNTGTGTANYRTYDRAHEYSVPGKPVIPGSSDPAFRGDGTRYNPEELLVMAMSSCHMLWYLHLCAEAKVIVTAYDDEAVGTLLEVAATGGHFTEIVLRPTVTLQAGSDAALAETLHQRAHHLCFVANSVNFPVRCEPRTLFA
- a CDS encoding aconitase family protein, with protein sequence MQIAKPAILKPGVTLDTLPAPRPADLAGGDASRTIRGKALVIWDPKHPGKKLDAIDTDQITPAADCVSESLETLDERWKAGSFRYLMPDFRARVHQGETFVVAGDRFAIGSSREMSPAGLKAIADEVGLEMVIICGHNMGDIFRRNSFNLGLHVVQSPEAVADANDGDEFTYETGSRQVVNVTQAKTYTPVPLSAKEDEIRQSGGIFAVGRREFRSSVERKPEVIFPDAEQARGMSTTAQIVWAHRVDKDAEVAPGATLRVYADLLPASDGTAPFSIHTFNQITGGNSILPRQAAVANDHFVFTGKADDDKQTGIGRQFAAFHDIKKPYYATPGDGIFHFYFPEQGLVLPGQFIPGADSHSRAYGAYGAVGMGVGSTTLGFGWSTGYIYFTMAGQRRVTFRGKLSSWVTGKDIVLELLRRWGARQSQGMSVELVDAGQQLPIAFRNTIANMMAEAEALNGIFAPDDITYAWYKAKGMTELPYPHFGCGPDAVFDIDEELVLNDIAPMIAKPFSPGNAFPAEDVARERIEFDKAMIGSCTNGSYDDLLSAALVLVAARAQGLTKVQKELVVFPGSGGVKLLIERPDPRLGGESIADVFRNAGGQIRASWCGPCFGQGSDALVKGQRAITSFNRNWQNRMGLGGEGYLASPSVVAASALAGYMAPPTELGLVWDPEKYGV
- a CDS encoding M20/M25/M40 family metallo-hydrolase; the protein is MRYTTFALSFALAALSIATPTAQEKVDRDIQWKIRREATDNSQILRTLHFLTDVYGPRLTGSPNLKAAQDWVVKETTTWGLKNAHLEPWDFGHPGWSNERLSVHVTAPVKDSLIAEALAWTPGTNGTVTAPAVQIIVPAQPTKEVLAKFFADHRDRVKGKVVMVGAPAVVRVTILPPQKRREDNEVRAQYDPANPAPGGGFPGGPPARPDPNVVPANQVAEQLDQFLVSAGAAARVNDAGREHGQIRAFNNRTFDIAKAVPTVVMRNEDYGRLSRLLADGLVVELELTIVNHTSPEGATAYNVVAEIPGTDKAQEVVMLGGHVDSWHSATGATDNAIGCATMMEAIRILQAIGVKPRRTIRLALWSGEEQGLLGSQAYVKQHFGMIEDAKPEHANFAGYFNIDSGTGRARGMSVFGPADAAAILRDATRPFEDNGFFGVSATQSRRRGGTDSTSFNEAGLPGIGIQQDPIEYNSHTWHTNLDTFERVIEDDAKQSAMVIAAAVYHLAMRDEKLPRLPKDKMPPLPTP